A genomic window from Methanovulcanius yangii includes:
- the spt4 gene encoding transcription elongation factor subunit Spt4: protein MASKKQQNVCRGCHRLVDGEACVMCGGTNLTEDWAGYLVVIDPRHSDIAHKMNIDAPGRVALKVR from the coding sequence ATGGCGAGTAAGAAACAGCAGAACGTCTGCAGGGGCTGCCACCGTCTGGTGGACGGTGAGGCCTGTGTCATGTGCGGCGGTACGAACCTGACGGAAGACTGGGCCGGATACCTTGTGGTCATCGACCCCCGGCATTCCGATATTGCGCATAAGATGAATATCGATGCGCCCGGCCGTGTTGCACTGAAGGTTCGCTGA
- a CDS encoding GTP-dependent dephospho-CoA kinase family protein: MDYTLPRENRRYFKEPFGPLYSSVEDAMDVIRGRMVIAVGDMVTRNLLIAGITPDVAVIDGITMRSPCRETPLLSSRRIEVANPPGMLTGELIAALDEGVAASPVLVFVDGEEDLAVIPAVLAAPDGAVVLYGQPCEGVVALLVDAERKRKAEWLLSLFEKSDEVDHDF, encoded by the coding sequence ATGGACTATACCCTTCCCCGGGAGAACCGAAGGTACTTCAAGGAACCCTTCGGCCCCCTCTATTCTTCTGTTGAGGATGCGATGGACGTCATCCGCGGCAGGATGGTTATTGCGGTCGGCGATATGGTGACCCGCAATCTTCTCATTGCGGGAATTACGCCGGATGTGGCGGTCATAGACGGCATCACCATGCGCAGCCCCTGCCGGGAGACGCCGCTTCTCTCCTCCCGCCGTATAGAGGTGGCAAATCCCCCGGGGATGCTGACCGGTGAGCTGATTGCCGCACTGGATGAGGGAGTGGCCGCTTCCCCCGTCCTCGTCTTTGTGGACGGAGAGGAGGATCTTGCGGTCATCCCCGCGGTGCTCGCCGCCCCCGACGGCGCCGTTGTCCTTTATGGGCAGCCGTGCGAGGGCGTTGTGGCGCTTCTGGTCGATGCTGAACGAAAAAGAAAGGCTGAGTGGCTTCTGAGTCTCTTCGAGAAGAGTGATGAAGTTGATCACGACTTTTAA
- a CDS encoding 30S ribosomal protein S24e, producing the protein MDFEFIRDEENGLLNRRELDFVLTFEGATPSRRMILEKLCALQNVKERLVVLDSIKTSFGKQELTGYARIYEDEDSLKRVEPAHLVERTGAPEEEAEEAAEEA; encoded by the coding sequence ATGGACTTTGAATTTATCAGAGATGAAGAGAACGGGCTTCTAAATCGGAGGGAACTTGATTTCGTCCTTACGTTTGAAGGGGCAACCCCGTCGCGCAGGATGATTCTGGAAAAGCTCTGTGCCCTCCAGAATGTAAAAGAACGCCTCGTTGTACTCGATTCAATCAAGACGAGCTTTGGCAAACAGGAGCTCACCGGGTACGCACGCATCTATGAAGATGAAGACAGCCTGAAGCGCGTTGAACCGGCACATCTTGTCGAGCGCACGGGCGCACCGGAAGAAGAGGCCGAAGAGGCAGCAGAGGAGGCATAA
- a CDS encoding 30S ribosomal protein S27ae: MAIKRSAYYTVEGDKAVIQKKYCPRCGPGVCMAEHKDRLSCGKCGYTEFKK, from the coding sequence ATGGCAATCAAGCGCTCAGCGTACTATACGGTCGAGGGTGACAAGGCCGTCATCCAGAAGAAATACTGCCCCCGCTGCGGACCCGGTGTCTGTATGGCAGAGCACAAGGACAGGCTTTCCTGTGGCAAGTGCGGATATACCGAATTCAAGAAATAA
- a CDS encoding bifunctional N(6)-L-threonylcarbamoyladenine synthase/serine/threonine protein kinase — translation MPEQGHILGIEGTAWNLSAALFGDDDVISLYSSPYQPPSGGIHPREAAQHHASKMKEVVSAVIGDPSAIRAVAFSQGPGLGPCLRTVGTAARALALALDVPLVGVNHCVAHVEVGRWACGCDDPITLYASGANTQVLGFLGKRYRIFGETLDIGIGNGLDKFARSKGMTHPGGPQIEALARTGDPIDLPYTVKGMDLAFSGLISAASSSPAALPDVCAGLQETAFAMCVEVTERALAHSGKDEVLLVGGVGANGRLQEMLATMCEERGASFYVPPRKYIGDNGAMIAYTGKIMLEAGATLAIGDSAVNAGYRSDEVEVTWRTGDGHAAFVRADAMADAGARGAEALVTRRGPDVVKRRLSKGYRTPRLDARLIAERTRAEARLIAAARKAGVATPVIRDVTHDSIVMEYIEGAMLKRVLSPPGVERAGEMVGRMHAAGIIHGDLTTSNIIMRGEVPVFIDFGLSFVSRETEARGVDVHVFFQTLESTTRDYERLSRAFRDGYAAATDDADEVFERVEEIRMRGRYL, via the coding sequence ATGCCTGAACAGGGGCATATACTCGGAATTGAGGGTACCGCCTGGAACCTCAGTGCCGCTCTTTTTGGCGATGACGACGTCATTTCGCTCTATTCATCACCGTATCAGCCTCCGTCGGGGGGAATTCATCCCCGTGAGGCGGCCCAGCATCATGCCTCGAAGATGAAAGAGGTGGTGAGCGCGGTGATCGGCGACCCGTCGGCAATCCGCGCCGTCGCGTTCTCGCAGGGGCCGGGGCTGGGGCCGTGCCTCCGAACTGTGGGTACCGCAGCACGGGCTCTCGCACTTGCCCTTGACGTGCCCCTCGTCGGCGTCAACCACTGTGTCGCCCATGTTGAAGTCGGCCGATGGGCCTGCGGGTGCGATGATCCGATCACCCTCTACGCGAGCGGGGCCAATACACAGGTTCTGGGATTCCTGGGGAAACGCTACCGGATATTCGGCGAGACCCTCGACATCGGCATCGGCAACGGCCTTGACAAGTTTGCCCGCAGCAAGGGGATGACGCATCCCGGCGGCCCGCAGATCGAGGCGCTGGCACGAACGGGCGATCCCATCGATCTTCCCTATACGGTCAAGGGAATGGATCTTGCCTTCTCCGGCCTGATCTCGGCGGCTTCATCCTCCCCTGCCGCCCTTCCCGACGTCTGTGCGGGCCTGCAGGAGACGGCGTTTGCGATGTGCGTCGAGGTGACCGAACGGGCGCTTGCCCATTCGGGGAAGGACGAGGTGCTCCTGGTGGGCGGCGTCGGGGCGAACGGCCGCCTGCAGGAGATGCTTGCCACGATGTGCGAGGAGCGCGGAGCCTCCTTTTATGTCCCGCCCCGGAAGTACATCGGCGACAACGGGGCGATGATCGCCTATACGGGAAAGATCATGCTGGAGGCGGGTGCGACCCTTGCGATCGGCGACTCGGCGGTGAACGCAGGGTACCGCTCAGACGAGGTCGAGGTGACGTGGCGGACGGGCGATGGGCATGCCGCCTTTGTCCGGGCGGATGCGATGGCTGACGCGGGTGCACGTGGGGCCGAGGCGCTGGTGACGCGCCGGGGGCCTGATGTCGTCAAACGGCGTCTCTCCAAGGGCTACCGCACCCCCCGCCTCGACGCCCGCCTCATTGCCGAACGCACCCGTGCCGAGGCGCGGCTGATCGCCGCGGCACGAAAGGCGGGGGTCGCAACGCCGGTCATCCGTGACGTAACGCACGACAGTATCGTGATGGAGTACATTGAAGGTGCGATGCTCAAGCGGGTCCTTTCGCCTCCGGGCGTGGAACGTGCGGGGGAGATGGTCGGCCGGATGCATGCAGCGGGCATCATCCACGGCGATCTGACGACGAGCAATATCATCATGCGGGGGGAGGTGCCGGTCTTCATCGACTTTGGCCTCTCCTTTGTCTCCCGTGAGACCGAGGCGCGGGGGGTGGACGTGCACGTCTTCTTCCAGACCCTCGAGAGCACGACAAGGGACTACGAGCGCCTCTCGCGTGCCTTCAGGGACGGGTATGCCGCGGCAACGGATGATGCGGACGAGGTCTTCGAGCGGGTGGAGGAGATCCGGATGCGGGGGCGGTACCTGTGA
- the rdgB gene encoding RdgB/HAM1 family non-canonical purine NTP pyrophosphatase, producing MNVTIVTSNAHKAHEIKEYFRGIAEVRHVALEIPEFRDNDVGVIARTKAEYAWEALHEPVMVDDTGFFIRALKGFPGPYAAYVLETIGMPGILRLLVGEEDRSAYFETAIGYADETGSVRIFRGRVDGTIVRPRGSAGFGYDPIFEVEGRTLAELTTEEKGAISHRGRALENLREYLSSGV from the coding sequence GTGAACGTCACCATCGTCACCTCGAATGCCCACAAGGCGCATGAGATCAAGGAGTACTTCCGCGGCATTGCCGAGGTTCGGCATGTTGCGCTCGAGATCCCCGAGTTCAGGGACAATGATGTGGGCGTCATTGCCCGGACAAAGGCGGAGTACGCCTGGGAGGCGCTGCATGAGCCGGTGATGGTCGACGACACCGGATTTTTCATCCGGGCGCTCAAAGGGTTTCCGGGCCCGTATGCCGCCTATGTGCTGGAGACGATCGGGATGCCGGGGATCCTGCGGCTCCTCGTGGGAGAGGAGGATCGTAGCGCCTACTTCGAGACGGCCATCGGGTACGCCGACGAGACGGGCAGCGTGAGGATCTTTCGCGGCCGGGTCGACGGCACCATCGTCCGTCCCCGCGGAAGCGCGGGATTCGGATATGATCCCATCTTCGAGGTCGAGGGGAGGACTCTTGCGGAACTGACGACGGAGGAGAAGGGGGCAATCTCCCATCGTGGCCGGGCGCTTGAAAATCTGCGCGAGTATCTTTCGTCAGGGGTATGA
- a CDS encoding 50S ribosomal protein L40e encodes MARFPEAESRLLNVKICMRCNARNAPRATTCRKCGYKALRPKSKERKG; translated from the coding sequence ATGGCACGTTTTCCTGAAGCAGAATCACGGCTCCTCAATGTAAAGATCTGCATGCGCTGCAATGCACGTAATGCACCGCGTGCAACGACCTGTCGAAAATGCGGATACAAGGCGCTCCGGCCGAAATCCAAAGAGAGAAAGGGATAA